Proteins encoded within one genomic window of Agelaius phoeniceus isolate bAgePho1 chromosome Z, bAgePho1.hap1, whole genome shotgun sequence:
- the LOC143692237 gene encoding uncharacterized protein LOC143692237 isoform X1, which translates to MRGAAAGSGRGAVAFNRGASPPWRAGRTITALLSTGRLRRRTKPSPFPETQTQRAARAAGGSTPLLSSPPAWQSPLRLPCSGGRETQQPQQGNGEEGWAGHLPLGGARRQGDSSGAQWRTGEAPAAERGGSASSRRPRPRLPRDRYCGEDAGRGGGVRASPTSSSLAWLAFADGRAVAGPVPPCTCGVSAAWGLELRSSLCVLCTL; encoded by the exons AtgcgcggggcggcggcggggagcggACGGGGAGCCGTGGCATTTAACCGGGGCGCCTCTCCTCCCTGGCGGGCTGGGCGGACGATCACCGCCCTCCTCTCCACGGGCAGGCTGAGGCGCAGGACGAAGCCCAGTCCATTCCCGGAGACCCAGACGCAGCGCGCTGCCCGAGCCGCCGGCGGCTCCACTCCTCTCCTGTCCTCTCCGCCCGCTTGGCAATCGCCGCTGCGACTTCCCTGCAGCGGGGGACGAGAGAcgcagcagccgcagcaggGCAATGGGGaagagggctgggctggccacCTGCCCCTCGGCGGGGCCAGgcgccagggggacagcagcggGGCGCAGTGGCGAACGGGCGAGGCACCGGCGGCAGAGCGGGGAGGTAGCGCCAGCTCGAG GCGGCCGCGTCCGAGGCTTCCCCGGGACCGGTACTGCGGAGAGGACGCTGGCCGCGGCGGTGGTGTGAGGGCGTCTCCAACCTCCTCGTCGCTTGCTTGGCTTGCGTTTGCTGATGGAAGAGCTGTTGCTGGCCCCGTTCCTCCCTGCACTTGCGGAGTTAGTGCTGCGTGGGGTTTGGAGCTCCGTAGCTCACTCTGCGTTCTTTGTACTCTTTGA
- the LOC143692237 gene encoding uncharacterized protein LOC143692237 isoform X2 — MLGMASRPPNPPLGQPDTLLHHGGQRRPPLVQEPSGGRGRGRPGRAAVESSAAPRPADSRRPQPPHREAQTPTTRGSSSLPEAPPRNLFCPHRRTPRGRHPRRHRECSRRLPGGCRGAPSRRAAVGRAAAEAASAATFTAPSRGGRVRGFPGTGTAERTLAAAVV, encoded by the exons ATGCTGGGCATGGCGTCCCGCCCCCCCAACCCGCCACTGGGGCAGCCCGACACCCTCCTTCACCACGGCGGGCAGCGCCGTCCGCCGCTCGTCCAAGAGCCCTCGGGGGGCCGGGGACGAGGccggccggggcgggcggcggtGGAGAGCTCTGCTGCACCGCGTCCCGCCGACTCTCGCCGTCCGCAGCCCCCGCATCGGGAGGCGCAGACCCCCACGACGCGGGGATCCTCTTCGCTTCCAGAGGCCCCCCCGCGAAACTTATTCTGCCCTCACAGGCGGACTCCCCGCGGCCGCCACCCCCGACGGCACCGGGAGTGTTCCCGTCGCTTACCTGGCGGCTGCCGGGGCGCTCCCTCACGGCGAGCGGCAGTGGGGCGCGCCGCAGCCGAGGCTGCCTCTGCCGCCACCTTCACAGCCCCCTCCCGAG GCGGCCGCGTCCGAGGCTTCCCCGGGACCGGTACTGCGGAGAGGACGCTGGCCGCGGCGGTGGTGTGA